From the Xenorhabdus ishibashii genome, one window contains:
- a CDS encoding type VI secretion system baseplate subunit TssF, whose amino-acid sequence MKSFEYFYQWELDYLRQLAKTASEDKSHLSDVLSGRDPDAERLNEGFAALMARLNQKVKDAFPELTQPLLQKLRAQPIKGIPATSIIQFDSEAQGDFAFSIPVGTEVYTHHRQPFVTCRECPIAPLVLVSREITHQVQTTKITLKFRYTGKEEEWLIQPVNLFLSSDEQVADALMLGLTQYYDGAELHHDGQVYKALGDRFEPRSGASLLALSSAVGDNWAPQLLIESLYLPHINQFLNLPLPTMAKQLKLAEQREFSVVLTLNTILPLSTAQIKSAFQLHCAPVVNMTRNSQVTLPFTPETARYRLPLMPTQGVLHIAGIELKNEPNTEEERRGDEYLFYPVSLLTGMERYHPEYDKAWFYALEVSKDALGRIQYELIFYDSKAQLMHTPPEREFTCHFYGFEQHQAPLALGEICLAGENVPEVFQLQNITPTSQTYPPIVDSHRHWNLLSHYSVGSYLLEMTASVKQLLQDFDLYADTDRASSRNLRRMIGGIANIEAKWGDRMIRDRPVRCLLVTLMLDETAYTDAGEMYRFANSLYQFFPFCLAQGTWLRMRVLSQPSGTEWYLSPSMIQGYRSIM is encoded by the coding sequence GTGAAATCTTTTGAATATTTTTATCAGTGGGAACTTGATTACTTAAGACAACTTGCAAAAACGGCGAGTGAAGACAAGTCACATCTCAGCGATGTCCTTAGTGGCAGAGATCCTGATGCTGAAAGGCTTAATGAAGGCTTTGCTGCTTTGATGGCACGCCTGAATCAGAAAGTGAAGGATGCCTTTCCTGAGCTAACTCAACCATTGTTACAAAAATTGCGGGCACAACCGATAAAAGGTATTCCCGCAACCAGCATTATTCAGTTTGACAGTGAGGCGCAAGGGGATTTCGCTTTTTCCATTCCGGTGGGAACAGAAGTTTATACTCATCATCGGCAACCATTTGTAACGTGCCGTGAATGCCCTATTGCACCTTTGGTATTGGTATCACGTGAAATTACACATCAGGTACAGACAACCAAAATCACCTTAAAATTCCGTTACACTGGTAAAGAAGAGGAATGGCTGATCCAGCCGGTTAATTTGTTCCTGAGCAGTGATGAGCAAGTTGCAGATGCCCTGATGCTGGGGCTGACGCAATATTATGATGGTGCTGAATTACATCATGATGGGCAAGTTTATAAAGCACTCGGCGATCGGTTTGAACCTCGCTCAGGCGCTTCTTTGCTGGCTTTATCATCTGCTGTCGGGGATAACTGGGCACCGCAGCTATTAATTGAGTCACTTTACCTGCCACATATTAACCAATTCTTGAATCTGCCCTTGCCGACAATGGCAAAACAGTTGAAATTGGCAGAACAGCGTGAATTCAGTGTCGTTTTGACTTTGAATACAATATTGCCGTTATCAACCGCTCAAATAAAATCTGCATTCCAGCTTCATTGCGCACCTGTGGTTAATATGACGCGTAATAGCCAGGTGACACTGCCTTTTACGCCAGAAACAGCGCGCTATCGCTTACCCCTGATGCCGACTCAAGGTGTTTTGCATATTGCAGGTATTGAACTAAAAAATGAACCAAACACAGAAGAGGAAAGACGCGGAGATGAATACCTGTTTTATCCAGTCAGCCTCCTGACAGGGATGGAACGTTATCACCCAGAGTACGATAAGGCTTGGTTCTACGCACTTGAAGTCAGTAAAGACGCGCTGGGCAGAATACAGTACGAACTGATTTTCTATGACAGCAAAGCGCAATTGATGCATACCCCCCCAGAGCGTGAATTCACTTGCCATTTTTATGGTTTTGAACAGCATCAGGCGCCGCTTGCATTGGGCGAGATCTGTCTGGCAGGTGAAAATGTTCCCGAAGTATTTCAATTGCAGAACATCACGCCAACTTCGCAAACGTACCCACCGATTGTTGATAGTCACCGCCATTGGAATTTGTTATCGCACTATTCTGTCGGCAGCTATTTATTGGAGATGACTGCATCGGTCAAACAACTGTTACAGGACTTTGATCTGTATGCAGATACTGATCGCGCCTCCAGCCGGAATCTCCGGCGCATGATCGGGGGGATCGCCAATATAGAGGCAAAATGGGGTGACAGAATGATCCGCGACAGACCCGTTCGCTGTCTGCTGGTTACCCTGATGCTGGATGAAACCGCTTATACCGATGCTGGTGAAATGTACCGATTCGCCAATTCACTCTATCAATTCTTCCCGTTCTGCCTTGCCCAAGGGACATGGCTGCGAATGCGCGTGCTCAGCCAACCTTCAGGGACAGAATGGTATCTGTCACCGTCAATGATTCAAGGTTATCGCTCAATTATGTAA
- a CDS encoding HD domain-containing protein codes for MSLAVSPVDFGPFTDVIAFIMELDQLKYVHRKTKLLNNTRHENSAEHSWHFAIAVLGFAPYAGDVDISRVVQMALIHDIVEIDAGDVIAFDLVAREAIHDQEVKAAHRIFGLLPEAQRKYFLELWYEYEDAITPEARFAKTLDRIMPVFMNLHNEGQSWVENNIRFEQVYNLLHFVAESYPELWKYLLPQLEAAKEKGWLE; via the coding sequence ATGTCATTAGCTGTATCTCCTGTTGATTTCGGCCCTTTCACCGATGTTATTGCGTTTATTATGGAACTGGATCAATTAAAATATGTCCATCGCAAAACGAAGTTATTAAATAATACGCGCCATGAAAACTCCGCTGAACATAGCTGGCATTTTGCTATTGCTGTGCTTGGCTTTGCTCCTTATGCCGGCGATGTGGATATTAGCCGCGTCGTACAAATGGCTCTGATTCATGACATTGTTGAGATCGATGCAGGTGATGTTATCGCGTTCGATCTGGTGGCCCGTGAAGCCATTCACGATCAGGAGGTTAAAGCGGCTCACCGTATTTTTGGTTTACTACCGGAAGCCCAGAGAAAATACTTTCTGGAACTTTGGTACGAATACGAAGATGCCATCACCCCCGAAGCGCGTTTTGCCAAAACCCTCGACAGAATTATGCCGGTATTTATGAACCTGCATAACGAAGGACAGAGTTGGGTTGAGAATAATATTCGCTTCGAGCAAGTTTACAACCTGCTCCACTTTGTTGCCGAAAGTTATCCTGAACTATGGAAATACCTGCTGCCTCAATTAGAAGCAGCAAAAGAAAAAGGCTGGTTGGAATAA